TGTGACAAAGGGCACTGAGTAACCTGCACAATGTTGAAAAACAGAATCACCTCAGGGTATATCCCAGGGAAATTCAGATCAGTGGGTACAAGAAACAGATTCTGAAAGCTCCAGACAAAGAGGTGGGGAAAAGACTAAGGATCAAAATGGCATTAAACTTCTCAGCTGTTGaaagataaaagataataaaacaatGCCATCATAAGTAAgaggaaaaattatttccaacctagaattctatactaaGACAAACTAGCAAGCAAGTATAATagcatattttttatattaaagattTCCCAAAATTAACTTTCCATACAACCCATTTCTCAGAAAGCAACTGGACCATGTGCACCACCAAAACAAGGGAGTAaaccaagaaggaaaaagagatgcATCCAAGAAAGATAAACTAAATGAAAAGCAACTTCCACTTCTGTTCAAGATGGAGTAACAAGGATTGCATTTAACTTCCCACTGTAACCAACtacaaaaatggacaaaacaaggccaggcacggtggctcatgcctgtaatcccagcactttgggaggccgaggtgggcggatcacgaggtcaggagtttgagacgagcctggccaagagaccagcctggccaatatggtgaaaccctgtctctactaaaaatacaaaaattagacgggcgtggtggcgggtgcggctggggcaggagaattgcttgaacccgggaggtggaggtggcagtgagacgagatcataccattgccctccagcctgggcgacaaagcaagactccaactcaaaaaaaaaataaaaataaaaatggacaaaacaatTAAATAGCTGCTTTCAGACACTGGGTGCAAGCATGCAGGATTGTGAGCCCTGTGGTCACCCTGGCTTTCAACCAGAGGCATTTCTGGGCCATGAACACAGCGAGAGGGACCACAGACAAAGCCTAGAGGTCTCATTAACTTGAGGAGATGGCGAACCAGGTTTGTGGGATGCGGAGGCGGCTGGAGCTGCAGAGGAGAAAGCTGGGGAGAAAAACGGCTGAGGAATCTGAAAAGGGTAAGAGGCCATTCTTGTGTAAAAGCtagattttagaaaaacaaaacaaaactatcagGAAATTGTAAGACAAACAGTTCTCTGAACTCACAGAAATAtgcagtggttcacgtctgtaatcccagaattttgggaggccaaggcaggtggatcacctgaggtcagcagttcaagaccaccctcgccaacatggtgagacctcatctctactaaaaatacaaaaaattagcagaacgtagtggcacacgcctgtaatctcagctactcgggaggctgaggcaggaaaactgcttgaacccagggggtgggggttgcggtgagccgagatcgcaccactgcgctccagcctgggtgacagagcgagactccatctcaaaaaataaaaataaagaattcacaGAAATGTGAGAGACTCTAATCAGCCAGAGCAATGTCCTAAGTCATTCCCCACGTCATTCAGCCAAGATCGTAGAGGGGTCTCACCTCAGTAGGAGAGCTGAACTTCTGGTGGAGTAACGGCTGCTCTAGCCCTGACAGTTATGTTTAAAAACAGGCCTCAATACCACTTCACAAACATTGGGATGACTGttatcaaaaacataaaacaaaatcccCAAAATAACTAGTGTTAGCAAGAATATGGAGAAAGTAAACCCTTGtgcactgctagtgggaatgtaaaacggtacagccactgtggaaaagagTATGGCAGATCctcgaaaaattaaaaatagaactaccatatgatccagtaattctacCTCTAGGTACATACCCCCCAAAATTTAAAGCACACCTCACAGAGACATCTCTCCacccatgttcactgcaacattattcacaatagccaggggGTGGAAACAAATCAAGTGTCCATGGATGGATGACTGGATTAACATAACGTGGACTagctatacaatgaaatattattcagccctaaaaaggaaatgctgacacatgctacaacagatgaaccttgaggatattacactgagtgaaataagccagccacaaaagaatattttatgattCACCTTACATGAGGTGCCTGGGGTAGTCAAATTcatgaagacagaaagtagaatggtagctgccaggggctaggggagggaggatgggagcTAGTGTTTAGGGCCACAGAGTTTCCGTTTCAGAAGACGAAAAAGTtatagagatggatggtggtactGGTGgtacaataatgtgaatgtacttaataccactgagcTGAAAGTGTAAAATAGTAAATTGTTATATATAttctaccacattttaaaaatactttttattaatatgaaaaaaCGGCTTCAAATGAACCAAATTGATTCATATGTAACTACCTGCCAAAACAAAGCCCATAGCTATTCAACAACGTAACATTCATAATGttctaataaaaaattactagaatTATCTACTTTCAAGATTTTTCCTCTTCACATCATGGTGAAGTAGCAAGGGACTGAATTTACCCTCCAGCCTGACCAAACAATAAACCACACAAATTTGAAATGAGTTTTCTGACACTGGATAACAGGCAGCAGGACTCAGGTTCCTGAGGGGATGAAACAAATGAGGTAGGTCCTACGGTCACATCAGGTACTCTCTGGAAGCAGTTTCCAGGCAGGGAGGAGACACACAGGGTCTGGTGGCCTCATTATGttaagaagagagagacagaatggaGTTTGGGAAGGTCAAGAGAGCTAAAATCTACAGGGTAGGATACCCAAGAAAGGGAGCTAAGAAAAGAACCATTTAAAGATCTGCAGAGGGGTTCACTTGAGTCTTTGGCTGAGTTCTGAACTATGCAAACAGGAGAGAAATAACTAGACCAGGGAAAGAATCACCAGGCTGGTGTAGACAGAATAGTTCCTGGAGACCATACAGGGCTAAGAACAGTTTACATACCCACTAGCAAGACTAGGAGGACCTTGCAATGTATGGGAGAGTTGGCCAGTCTTTAGTACCCAGAAGGGTATTCCTTTAGTACCCAGAGGGTATTGATTTAGTAGTAGGAATAAGCTAGTCTTAGAGTAAAGGTTGCTCTATACCGACACTAACAAAGCTTAAAAGTAATCCTCAAAAGGATCCAACTGATTCCAGGTAACTTAACCATATGCCAGGAACAAACTCTAACACTGTTTAAAGGTATACAACAAAAGCCAGCAAACAATGATATAAAATTTATGATGTCCATCAACTATTCAAAAATCTATTCAAAAATGTCTAGTAATTCAAAAATtactagaaacacaaaacaataacaacaacaaaaaagtaaccAATAGCTAGGAGAAACCAGAAAAGATACAGACCAGAAATGACTGAATGAACAGATAAGGAcattaaaacagctattataaatacataatatatggtttaaaaaggtagagaaaaaaatgaacttaatGAGGAGCTACTAAAATGACTCAAAAGTAGCTCCTGGAAGTGAAAAATACACAAAGAGGAAAAAacgggaaagaaataaaaagagcacGAAGAAGCCACGGAAAACACCAAGCAGGATAACGCACATGTAATTGGAGCTAAGAAAGGGGAAGGTAAGGGAAAGGttgttgaagaaataatggatgaagatttttcttttcttttttttttttttttttttttgccattcggAGTCaacttttattgagcacctcctaTATTCCAGAACCAAAAACATGTTTGTTCCTTACAAAATTCTCAAAGCCACCCTTTAAGGTAAGTAATAGTATGTTCtacttaacagatgagaaaactaagaatcAGACTGATAGAACTTCCTCAACATCATAGGCAGAAACATAATTATATTGACTGCCAATTTTAAGAAAACATCTATTTGTCACATTTGTGTCATTACTAAAGTCTTTGCTTTTACAGTTTTCTTAAAATCATGTGAATataaacagtatttttatttacattaccATCACTTCTCTTTCCTAAGAGAAATTCTTTGTCTCCCTAAGATCATGACCACTTATGTACAATTTCTTgcttataaattttaataaaatatacataagtgTGAATGTACAGTATTAAGTATTACTCTATATTCTGGAATTTAACAATGAATAAGCACACATTTTAAAGGCCACACCTACTAAGAAACAGATACAAACTgtgatttctaaaatatatttaaaattaacctCATTAAAATTTTTGGTTTATAAATATAACTGTATAAATACAGAATATTTAGCTTAGATGACTATGTATTTGATGGTTAGCCACATATAAGTTACCGAAACACATATTCTTTCAAGTTTGAAGTACCTCTCCTAAGAACTGGGCTAATGGGTGGTTCCTTAGTTTAGTTCAActggaataaaattataaaagttctatcttggccaggcacagtggctcacgcctgtaatcccggcactttggaaggccgaggcaggtggatcacctggggtcaggagttcgagaccagcctggccaacatggtgaaaccctgtttctactgaaaatacaaaaataagctggatgtggtggtgtgcgcctgtaatccccgctactcgggaggctgaggcaggagaatcacttgaacctgggaggcagaggctgcagtgagctgagatcaggccactgcactccagcctgggttacagaacgagactccatctcaaaaaaaaaaaaaaaggtttatcttCCTTTCTATCACAGATAATATAACTGTAATATGTAACTACAGCCAAAAGGTCAAACACCgcagaattcaataaatattgaaaataatacatAGTTAATATCATCAAATTCTAGCCAACTTCTAGTATTAAGTATATATTATCTTACAGAAAATGTGTTCTAATAGAAATATCTTAATAAAAAGGGAAGGAACTATAAAGAAGCAGACAATTAGAAATCTAGTAAGtgcttattttacaaattaggCATTGAGGCACAAtcataagtaacttgcccaagtcatATGCcagtggtagagccaggactgATTCCTGAACCTGACTTCCAGCCTGTGCTCTTTGAACAATTCTTTGTTTTCTCATATTATAACTGAATCCTTTTATGTGCtaaattttaatttggaaaattatCAAGTAATAAAACTGCTTTTCTCTCCAGCCCAACTCTCTGGTCTTTCTTAAATGAGCATTACAAGAATAGGATACAGTTCATAACTTCACAACGCTCTCATAGGTTCATTAAGATGAGAACTTTATACAGGAAAAAGTTCACTTTACATGTAGTTTGGTTTGGCTGGAAAAAGCTTATTTAACAGCCATAGTTTTAAAACCTAGTTATTCTATATCATAGTGACTTCATATGTTGTAAAACGGTTTTCTATAATCTTGACATTTTCTTCAGATAGCCAGTTTTCCTGCTTTAGCTGCCTTATAAGAGCTTCCAAAGACTTCGATCTACCTAGAGTTTGTTGCTCTTTTAACTCTAGAAGAGTTATCTTTGAATGCAGCTTAGAGACTTTCTGCCAAAGATGCTCCTTATTTACATCTTGTCTGCAGTAAGAATGTTCAATTTGTAAAACTTCGGTCCCACAGTCTACATCCTCATACAAGGAGTCTTCGATGCCTATGTCTCCCACTTCCCTGGTTTCTTTTTGTGCAGATATAAAAGAATTAACTGAAGGTCTAGAATTTTCGGCAGGTACAAAAATGGCAATAACAGATTCTTTATTTGTGTTTAATTCTTCAACTGTTTGATTAATTGTGCTGAATAAGAATGGATTTTCCTGTGCTGACTTTATTTCCATGGAATTACTTGTAAAGTTTGGATTAGCAAGATGACTAGAAGTTACTTCAAGAACTTCTTGGGTTTCCAAAGACTGACGAATACTTTCTGAATTCGAAGTTGTCAAAGTAATAGTTGTAGAATTTAGATTCTCAAAACATGTGTGAAAACCACCTCTATCTGTATCTTGGTTAACTGATGTTTCCAAGGTAGATTCTGGTTTCCCAGTATGTTGTTTAACTAGATTAAGAGTTAACATGTTATTTTGTATACTTCCTGTTTGGGAGCTGGTGGCTTTACCAAGGAAGATGAATGAAGTAATTCTGGATGTTGAGGGAGCACATTTGTGTtaactatatttttctttgtctcatttAATACAACTGATTCTTCTGACTTGGCTTTTGGGCATACTTCTTTCTCATCTTCCAAGtttttcttctgggatttttttttagaagggtCTTTTCCCTGATTGTCTTCAGGCAAAGAAAACATTGTTGGAACTGCACTTTGTTTTAAATATCGAATGCCCCATCTGATGTCAAGAGAGTCAGGAGTAAAATGGTCGCTACATAGAAACTGGTATTTACTGGGAACCCATGAATCTCGCTTCATATTCTTTAACCACTTTTCCAGTCTTTCTTTGTCatgtagaggaaatggataaaaacTCAGCTTCCGGTCTTTATTGTTTTGTCCCTGGCGTTCTTACAACAAATCGCTGCGCAATAGCGGGGCATCACTCGGGTGAGGCCCCGGGAGACCGGGGCCGGCGACGGGTGCAGGGTGGCCCTCCTCACTAAGGCTGCGCCACAGGTCCAGAAGATTTTTCAGATTTAATAACTAAAAGTCAACACATTCAAGAATTCTAATAAAGACTGAGCAGAAGAAACATGAGGAGAACCACACCCAAATACATAATCAAATTGCTAAAAACCAGTGATAGGCCATGTgttagctcatgcctataatcccagcactttgggagaccgaggcaggtggatcacttgaggtcaggagttcaagaccagcctggacaacatggtgaaaccccgtctctactaaaaatacaaaaattagctgggcttggtggtgcatgcctgtaatcccagctactcaggaggatgaggcaggagaatcgcttgaacccgggaggcagaggttgcagtgagccaagatcacgccactgtactccagcctgggatgacagagcaaaactccgtctcaaaacaaaacgaaacaaacaaacaaacaaaaaagtgataAAGAGATCATGAAGGCAGACAGAGACACAAAGGTGGGACTGGCAGTAGGATGCTCATCAGTAACCAAACAAGCCACAGTAAAACATGCTTAAACTCCTGGGAGAAAAATATCAACACAGGATTCTCTTTCTAGCAAAAATACCTCAGAAACCAACCTAGGCAAGATGGCAAATccctgtcctttcttttttttgagacaaagtttcgctcttgtcactcaggctggagcacaatggagtgatcttggctcactgcaacctccgcctcctgggttcaagcgattctcctgcctcagcctcccgagtagctgggattacaggcgcccgccaccacgcctggctaatttttgtatttcagtaaagacaagctttcaccatgttgaccaggctggtcttgaactcctgacctcaggtaatccacctgcctcagcctcccaaagtgctgggattacaggcgtgagccaccacgcccggcccaaatccctgtctctacaaaaaaaaaaaaaagccagatgtggcGGTACATGCCAGTAgctccagctgcttgggaggctgaggcaggaggactacttgagcccagaagggcaaggctgcagtgaaccatgattgcgcctgggtgacagagcaagacactgtctctaaaaaattttttaaaccttcaaaaatgaaggcaaaatactCTTCCAGATAATCAAAAGCCGAGAAAACTCATAACTAGCAGATTTATGCTAAAGAGATATTAAAGAAAGCtctttagaagaaagaaaatgataccaTATGGAAATCTGAAACTGCACAAAGGAAAGAACATTGCCAGAAATAGTGAATATGTGGATAAACTTAAAAGACAATTTTCTCTCATGTTTAAATCTTTCACAAAGTTAATTaacagtttaaaacaaaaataatgacaatgaatTTTGAGAATAACATatgtagaagtaaaatgtatgacaatGATAGCACAGTGAACAGAAGGTGGAggtaagctgctaagtttgtgtGCAACTCATGAAGGGATACAATATTTTTTGAAGGTAGATACGTTAGTTAATAgatgcaggccaggcgcggtggctcatgcctgtaatcccagcaccttgggaggccgaggcaggcagatcatgaggtcaggagttcgagaccagcctggccaaaatagtgaaaccccatctctactaaaaatacaaaaaaattagccgggcatggtagcaggcagctgtaatcccagctactcgagaggttgaggcaggagaatcgcttgaacccagaaggcggaggttgcagtgagccaagatcacccactgcactccagcccagatgacagtgtgagactccatctcaaaaaaaaaaaaaaaaaaaaatgcataaaaagaatttgacaaaattttAACACCtactcatggaaaaaaaaaaattctcagaaaactaggaatagagaggCACTTCCTCATCCTGATAAAATGCGTCTATAAACAACCTACAGTTTATTGAGCTGTGGAAGACTGAATGCTGTGCTGTGGAGACCAGAACAAGGCGAGAGTGCCTGCTCACAGCACTTCCAGACTACATTTTACTGGAGGTTCTCACCGGcacaaaaaggaaaagcaataaaagcatccagactggaaaggaagatgtaaatggcatttatttttagataacCTGATCGTCTGAGTAGAAAATATGAGAGTCTATAAATAAACTACCACAAGTCATCAATGAGCTTAGAAAAGTagaatacaaagtcaacatacaaaaagaaaCTGCCTTCCTCTATTTCAGTATAAACAATTAgaagttgaaaatttaaaaatactaccaTTTACAACAGCTCCATAGAACACAAAATACGTAGggataaatttaataaaacatatgGAAGAcctatatcatgaaaatgacaaaatattggGAGAAATTAAATGTCTGAAGAACTAGACCACGGTCATGGATCAGACGACTCAACACTGTTGAGTGTCAATTCTCCCTCTGCCCGAGCAGCTTAGCAGCCTAGCCTCAAACCGTGTTtcaaactgttttttcttttccttttccgcTTCTCCATCCCAGTCTCAAGATATAACTTTGAGACAAACTGCATATGTGTTACCTTTCACCTTGAAATACAGCCTTGGAATGTGCTGTGAACCGCCActccctttcatttttatttttggaaacagtctcgctctgtcacccaggctggagttcgctcagtcacccaggctggagtacagtggtgcaatcttcgctcactgcaaccaccaccccctgggttccagtgattctcctgcctcagactcccaagtagctgggattacaggcgtgtgccaccacgcctggctaattttttgtatttttagtagagacggggtttcaccatggtggccaggctggtctggaactcctgacctcaggcaatccacctacctcagcctcccaaagtgctgggattacagtcgtgagccaccgaacccaggCCCtccactcttctttcttttcccactGTATGCTCCCATGCTTTATGCACATTTATTTACCCAGATACTAGTTAAGCACGCACCATGCTCTCTTATCTGGCCACTTATTTGCTTAGAAGCTTCAGGGGTCGGGTCCTAAAAGGGACTAGGCAACTCCGGAATTCTCTTTCCAACAAAAGATTACTTCAAGGCCAGAACCCTCTCCTGGCTGAAGAGTGACTACAAGA
This DNA window, taken from Pongo pygmaeus isolate AG05252 chromosome 6, NHGRI_mPonPyg2-v2.0_pri, whole genome shotgun sequence, encodes the following:
- the LOC129040546 gene encoding THAP domain-containing protein 5-like; the protein is MLTLNLVKQHTGKPESTLETSVNQDTDRGGFHTCFENLNSTTITLTTSNSESIRQSLETQEVLEVTSSHLANPNFTSNSMEIKSAQENPFLFSTINQTVEELNTNKESVIAIFVPAENSRPSVNSFISAQKETREVGDIGIEDSLYEDVDCGTEVLQIEHSYCRQDVNKEHLWQKVSKLHSKITLLELKEQQTLGRSKSLEALIRQLKQENWLSEENVKIIENRFTTYEVTMI